The Camelus dromedarius isolate mCamDro1 chromosome 8, mCamDro1.pat, whole genome shotgun sequence DNA segment TAGCGAGTGGCTCAGGGGCCTCGGCCGTGGGGGCCTTTTCCTGCGCAGCCTCTTCAAGGCCTCGGCCACGTGGTGGTCCCCAGCACACTCCCAGACGATCTGCGCGCGCTCCTCGGCCAGCTGGTCCCCACTGCGCTGAAACAGGCCCTGGATCTGCAGCAGCTCAGCGTCCTGGAAGATGTTGGCCGAGGCCTGCTTGCGGCCCCGGGTCTCAGTCGGGGCCTGCCAGGGGGGCGGCTCACTCACCACAGAGGCGGGGGTGCCCATTCTGGGTGCTCTGAGGAAGGAGCATGGGGCACGTCAGCAGCTCTGCAGGCCTCTCCCTGACTAGTCAAGGGCTCCTGGTGTTTCTATTCTCCAGGAGCTAAAGTGGAGTAAGCTTTGACTTAAAATCGCTCTAATTTCCCTGGGCACCTTGGGGAAATACCATTAATAATGATAGTCAAACATTACTATAAAGTGCTTTATGTGTCTGACACACGTACAGACTTACTTAAGAATCACAGAAGGTGAGAAGTGCTTATCCCCACTCTGCAGATGAAGTGAGACTCAGACGTGAAATGACTTTCTCGCAGGCACAAAGCCGTGTGTCAGTGCAGAGCCAGAAGTAGAACCCAGGTCTGTCCTGGTCTCAAGTCCATGCAGACCCCAGGTCCTAATGATAACGCAGCAGCACTTGTGTCTCTGGTTCCGCTGTCAGAGCTGTATCCACAGGACAGCGTTGAAATGTGAGCACAGCAACCCTGTGAGTAGGTACCTTTAACctccccatttctcagatgaggaaactgcggAACAGAATCCAGAATACTCTGATGCGGAGCCCCAAGCTCTGGGACAGATgtaagggaggggctgggggcttagGCTCCTGGCTTCCGGCCGCCTCCACCACTTTCAGCTGCTTCCTGCGTAAACTTATCAGCCATGCTATTACCTACTTTGTAGACAGACTTCCTGTGAGTGAAGGCACATAAAGCATTAAGAACATGCAAGATGCTCTACTATTCTGCTTTTCCATCTGTAACATTAAGGAGTCACCCCATTTCTTATTTTCAAGACCTGGGGGATGAACCAAGTCCATATAATTTAGCAAACACAGTGTGAAATAGACCAATCAGATCTAACTACAGTCCAAAGGACCACAGAGAGGAAGACAGGGGTACAAGAAGAGACTATAGGATTAGAATATCCTATAAGGGTGGAGGCCGAAATCTATGATAAAGTTCCATAACAGTTAGGCTCATGTCAATGCTtcccctgcaccccccccccccccgccgtcCCGTATCCAAGAGATGAAAATTGAATTATTTCCCTGAGTTCCAGGGAGTTTACTTTGAATGATAAAGGAATAAGAGGCTCTGTAAAAGCTATGGgagtagaaaacagactggagACCAGGAAGACCAAGGACTTTGGCATTACAAAGAACtggctttgaatcccagctctgccaccttcctagctgtgaccttaggcaagctactcaacttctctgagtctgtttacttaactataaaatggggctaataaccACTTCTCAggattattgtaaggattaaatgggtCGTATCAAGTACCCAATGAGAgctaaataaatgcaaataaccGTCTTCTTGGCCTGCTTGACTTTTGTACTTGGGTCAGGGGTGTGATGTGGACCCTCCTTTTCCTCCAAGCAGTCTGGCCTGAGCCAGCTGAGGACCTGCCTGGGCTTCCCCCACCCTTTGCAGCCCTGGGCCTCACCAGGGAAGGCCTGGTTGCTAAGTCAGACCTCATCCCACAGCTAGCTACAGAGATATCTGTCTACTAGCAACTGACTTAACAAAGGGggaaattaaagtgaaaatatatttaaataaaaactctgCATGCTCATTGTAAAATATGCAAAAGAACAGAATCACATAAATAAAAGCATTACCAGTCTACTATCTTCAGCCCGCTTGCAGAAGTAACTTTTACTCTCACCTGCCTTTTGTGGTCTTGAGAGTTTGAGCCATCTCTCCCTCCCATTCAGACTTCTCAGATTTGACTCTCATTCTtcaccctgccttcctgcctcaccTCAATAGTCACCCTCCTTCTTCCAGCAACTTCCACATTCACCCTGTCCCAGTTTCTAGGCCTTCTATCATAAGAACTCCCCGctcttttcaaaacatttaacaCCTAAAATAAATCTGCAGAAGACTTTCAGATAAATTAACTTCATAAAAATTGTGCTTTTTATctagaaaatcagaattttaaaatctgcCTCTCCTTAGGCACAATTATGCGACTCCAGTTAAAACCTAATATGTGTGGTAAATAAACCCCCAGAACCGGATGATATAAATATACTGTGACCAGAACACAACAGCCACCAAAAATCCCAGGTGGATAAAGAGAGATAAAAGCTAACTGTGGGGTATTTAATCTGTATCAGTGATGTGCAAGGTATTATTTCATCCTCAAAGCAGTTCTTAGGAATCAAGTACTGTTATCCTCATCCCAGTTCACAGAGGAGCAAAGAGAAACTAAGATTATGGGCACCCATGGCTCAGCCAGGCCAGAACCTGGTCTAAGTGACTGCAACCCGAGCTTTTAAACCACTGAGTTGCTCTCACAGCCACGCAGCTCAAAACACATCTCTTTCCATCATTTCTGTGAGGACTGTTTCACTATTCTTACCTAATTCACAAAGGAGGAAACTCGCCAGTAGAAGAGGAAGAACAATGGATGTCCCACCAGCCAGGCAGGAATGGGGTTGTGGagtttattttaatctctttgcTAGCATCAGAGCTGTTTACAAACTCCCCAGCCTCGAAGCTGTGAACCCGCGGCACTCTGAAGAGGAAGATGCCCAGCTTCCACAAAAGAAACCTGGAACCCAGCCCAGCACACGGAGCACCGGCTTATGAGTCAGAGGACTAGGTTCAAGCCCTAGTTCTGCCACTCACTGTCTGAGAGGCCCCGGGCGCTTCGTATGGCCTCTGTGGGCCTGTTTCCCTCTTACATGTGAAAGAACAGGCTGATGCTTTTGGTCTCGGAGGGCGTGTGCCGGTG contains these protein-coding regions:
- the AVPI1 gene encoding arginine vasopressin-induced protein 1, which gives rise to MGTPASVVSEPPPWQAPTETRGRKQASANIFQDAELLQIQGLFQRSGDQLAEERAQIVWECAGDHHVAEALKRLRRKRPPRPRPLSHSLHHCSRLRIPESHAPPADPQSSATEMASGDQYLNSRRASARIRRNWRKPSPTSYLHQIRH